A genomic window from Silene latifolia isolate original U9 population chromosome 11, ASM4854445v1, whole genome shotgun sequence includes:
- the LOC141611788 gene encoding uncharacterized protein LOC141611788 isoform X3 encodes MFHFACFSQNLLAAVTAMLRAVDWSRTSSPSNVGVWEDPDDGSESEYDEEGQEAKENDLDFESDWEEEKIDDRQKAILYEDQLAKEIYQLLEPEERVILEQNPAPNLKRISTVKWAALHTLALSGQIHYLDQLLKNGANIDSVDKDGRTALHVSVIGKKEAVISHLLRKGANPHVKDKDGVTPLHFAVQVGALQTVKLLIKSNVDVNTSDNEGWTSLHVAMQSRSRDITKVLLVNGADKTRKNKDGKTPLDLCLAYGKDFKSYELANLLKLVPANRDL; translated from the exons ATGTTCCATTTTGCTTGTTTCTCTCAAAACCTGCTTGCAGCTGTTACAG CTATGTTAAGGGCGGTTGATTGGAGCCGAACCTCTAGTCCTTCTAATGTTGGGGTATGGGAAGATCCTGATGATGGAAGTGAAAGTGAGTATGACGAGGAAGGGCAGGAAGCAAAAGAGAATGACCTTGACTTCGAGAGTGACTGGGAAGAAGAGAAAATTGACGATAGACAAAAGGCGATTTTGTATGAAGATCAACTGGCTAAAG AGATTTATCAGCTTTTGGAACCAGAAGAACGAGTGATTTTGGAACAAAATCCAGCTCCAAATCTGAAGAGAATATCTACT gTAAAATGGGCTGCTCTTCACACACTTGCATTGTCAGGGCAGATCCATTATCTTGACCAGCTTCTTAAAAATGGGGCCAATATTGATTCTGTAGATAAG GATGGCCGTACTGCTCTTCATGTGAGTGTCATCGGTAAGAAGGAAGCTGTTATTAGTCATCTTTTGAGGAAAGGTGCCAACCCTCATGTAAAGGACAAG GATGGTGTCACCCCACTTCATTTTGCTGTTCAAGTTGGTGCATTGCAGACTGTGAAGTTACTAATCAAATCCAATGTTGATGTAAACACGTCTGACAAT GAAGGCTGGACCTCGTTGCATGTTGCCATGCAAAGTAGAAGCAGAGATATTACAAAAGTTTTGCTGGTTAATGGTGCGGATAAGACCAGGAAAAATAAG GATGGAAAAACACCTCTGGATTTGTGCTTAGCTTATGGGAAAGACTTCAAGTCATACGAACTTGCTAATTTATTGAAGCTTGTACCTGCAAACAGAGATCTTTAG
- the LOC141611788 gene encoding ankyrin repeat domain-containing protein EMB506, chloroplastic isoform X1, translating to MFHFACFSQNLLAAVTAATLPLNQLLSLPSLFSRESMNTCSRTCHVKIGKFQRSEIFCNCIGRKCSKAMLRAVDWSRTSSPSNVGVWEDPDDGSESEYDEEGQEAKENDLDFESDWEEEKIDDRQKAILYEDQLAKEIYQLLEPEERVILEQNPAPNLKRISTVKWAALHTLALSGQIHYLDQLLKNGANIDSVDKDGRTALHVSVIGKKEAVISHLLRKGANPHVKDKDGVTPLHFAVQVGALQTVKLLIKSNVDVNTSDNEGWTSLHVAMQSRSRDITKVLLVNGADKTRKNKDGKTPLDLCLAYGKDFKSYELANLLKLVPANRDL from the exons ATGTTCCATTTTGCTTGTTTCTCTCAAAACCTGCTTGCAGCTGTTACAG CGGCAACCTTGCCATTGAATCAGCTTCTGTCATTGCCTTCCCTTTTTTCTAGAGAATCAATGAATACTTGTTCCAGGACATGTCATGTTAAAATTGGGAAGTTTCAGAGAAGTGAAATTTTCTGTAATTGCATTGGTCGAAAATGCTCGAAAGCTATGTTAAGGGCGGTTGATTGGAGCCGAACCTCTAGTCCTTCTAATGTTGGGGTATGGGAAGATCCTGATGATGGAAGTGAAAGTGAGTATGACGAGGAAGGGCAGGAAGCAAAAGAGAATGACCTTGACTTCGAGAGTGACTGGGAAGAAGAGAAAATTGACGATAGACAAAAGGCGATTTTGTATGAAGATCAACTGGCTAAAG AGATTTATCAGCTTTTGGAACCAGAAGAACGAGTGATTTTGGAACAAAATCCAGCTCCAAATCTGAAGAGAATATCTACT gTAAAATGGGCTGCTCTTCACACACTTGCATTGTCAGGGCAGATCCATTATCTTGACCAGCTTCTTAAAAATGGGGCCAATATTGATTCTGTAGATAAG GATGGCCGTACTGCTCTTCATGTGAGTGTCATCGGTAAGAAGGAAGCTGTTATTAGTCATCTTTTGAGGAAAGGTGCCAACCCTCATGTAAAGGACAAG GATGGTGTCACCCCACTTCATTTTGCTGTTCAAGTTGGTGCATTGCAGACTGTGAAGTTACTAATCAAATCCAATGTTGATGTAAACACGTCTGACAAT GAAGGCTGGACCTCGTTGCATGTTGCCATGCAAAGTAGAAGCAGAGATATTACAAAAGTTTTGCTGGTTAATGGTGCGGATAAGACCAGGAAAAATAAG GATGGAAAAACACCTCTGGATTTGTGCTTAGCTTATGGGAAAGACTTCAAGTCATACGAACTTGCTAATTTATTGAAGCTTGTACCTGCAAACAGAGATCTTTAG
- the LOC141611788 gene encoding ankyrin repeat domain-containing protein EMB506, chloroplastic isoform X2 codes for MGSWAAATLPLNQLLSLPSLFSRESMNTCSRTCHVKIGKFQRSEIFCNCIGRKCSKAMLRAVDWSRTSSPSNVGVWEDPDDGSESEYDEEGQEAKENDLDFESDWEEEKIDDRQKAILYEDQLAKEIYQLLEPEERVILEQNPAPNLKRISTVKWAALHTLALSGQIHYLDQLLKNGANIDSVDKDGRTALHVSVIGKKEAVISHLLRKGANPHVKDKDGVTPLHFAVQVGALQTVKLLIKSNVDVNTSDNEGWTSLHVAMQSRSRDITKVLLVNGADKTRKNKDGKTPLDLCLAYGKDFKSYELANLLKLVPANRDL; via the exons ATGGGGTCTTGGGCAGCGGCAACCTTGCCATTGAATCAGCTTCTGTCATTGCCTTCCCTTTTTTCTAGAGAATCAATGAATACTTGTTCCAGGACATGTCATGTTAAAATTGGGAAGTTTCAGAGAAGTGAAATTTTCTGTAATTGCATTGGTCGAAAATGCTCGAAAGCTATGTTAAGGGCGGTTGATTGGAGCCGAACCTCTAGTCCTTCTAATGTTGGGGTATGGGAAGATCCTGATGATGGAAGTGAAAGTGAGTATGACGAGGAAGGGCAGGAAGCAAAAGAGAATGACCTTGACTTCGAGAGTGACTGGGAAGAAGAGAAAATTGACGATAGACAAAAGGCGATTTTGTATGAAGATCAACTGGCTAAAG AGATTTATCAGCTTTTGGAACCAGAAGAACGAGTGATTTTGGAACAAAATCCAGCTCCAAATCTGAAGAGAATATCTACT gTAAAATGGGCTGCTCTTCACACACTTGCATTGTCAGGGCAGATCCATTATCTTGACCAGCTTCTTAAAAATGGGGCCAATATTGATTCTGTAGATAAG GATGGCCGTACTGCTCTTCATGTGAGTGTCATCGGTAAGAAGGAAGCTGTTATTAGTCATCTTTTGAGGAAAGGTGCCAACCCTCATGTAAAGGACAAG GATGGTGTCACCCCACTTCATTTTGCTGTTCAAGTTGGTGCATTGCAGACTGTGAAGTTACTAATCAAATCCAATGTTGATGTAAACACGTCTGACAAT GAAGGCTGGACCTCGTTGCATGTTGCCATGCAAAGTAGAAGCAGAGATATTACAAAAGTTTTGCTGGTTAATGGTGCGGATAAGACCAGGAAAAATAAG GATGGAAAAACACCTCTGGATTTGTGCTTAGCTTATGGGAAAGACTTCAAGTCATACGAACTTGCTAATTTATTGAAGCTTGTACCTGCAAACAGAGATCTTTAG